In a single window of the Zea mays cultivar B73 chromosome 5, Zm-B73-REFERENCE-NAM-5.0, whole genome shotgun sequence genome:
- the LOC103628374 gene encoding CCR4-NOT transcription complex subunit 1, with protein sequence MFFWDFRCYFKNLTVDIKDVKPTSLLKDRLREVEGNPDFSNKDVTASQTSVVAEVPSGTIPSLTHMEQQPEINITSRAMSLPNILNQYAAPVCLPTNNTVEDDKVALMMPEQVPSLTQVSPAQTQSTSPSPFSVNQLMAAIPREEICFKINPKLGSLGPQLQYSKIMDLALDKANREIILPVIQRSVTIASRTTKELILKDYALESDNNTITRSAHLMVRTLAGSLAHVTCKEPLRVALYSNLRNLIQNLMSGS encoded by the exons ATGTTCTTTTGGGATTTCAGGTGCTATTTTAAGAACCTTACTGTTGACATAAAGGATGTGAAACCAACTTCCCTGCTCAAAGATCGTCTACGCGAAGTCGAGGGAAATCCAGATTTTTCAAATAAAGATGTTACTGCATCTCAAACCTCTGTGGTTGCAGAAGTCCCTTCAGGGACCATCCCTTCACTAACTCATATGGAACAACAACCTGAGATCAATATCACATCCCGAGCTATGAGCCTTCCAAATATACTTAATCAG TATGCTGCTCCTGTCTGTCTACCTACAAACAACACGGTAGAAGATGACAAAGTTGCTCTGATGATGCCTGAGCAAGTGCCCTCGTTGACCCAGGTTTCGCCAGCACAAACACAATCAACATCACCATCTCCATTTTCTGTTAACCAG CTTATGGCGGCTATTCCACGTGAAGAGATATGTTTCAAAATAAATCCAAAGCTCGGCTCCCTTGGTCCACAACTGCAATATAGCAA AATTATGGATTTGGCTTTGGATAAGGCTAACAGGGAGATAATACTCCCTGTTATTCAAAGAAGTGTGACCATAGCAAGCCGAACTACAAAAGAACTTATTCTGAAG GATTATGCACTAGAGTCTGATAACAATACGATAACTCGATCCGCACATTTGATGGTTAGAACATTAGCCGGAAGTCTGGCACATGTTACTTGCAAG GAACCTCTTCGTGTTGCACTATATTCTAATCTTCGGAATCTCATTCAGAACCTTATGAGCGGCAGTTAA